From a region of the Mycobacterium intracellulare ATCC 13950 genome:
- a CDS encoding cytochrome c oxidase subunit 3, with product MTDLADSNKRAVPGQPDMWAFVLFETLVFTAYFGFYLFYRAHNPELFLHSQAQLDLRIGVFNTLVLLLSSWSVARCVQSARAGAYRAALKDVYITAAFAAMFLFFKVLEWARLVGIGHGFDSDDFFTYYFFLTGIHFVHLLIGFVALGVIVYQIRRAARKAQGPVQAQQLVETCATYWHTVDFLWVLIFALLYVVR from the coding sequence ATGACGGACCTCGCCGATTCGAACAAGCGCGCCGTGCCGGGCCAGCCGGACATGTGGGCCTTCGTGCTGTTCGAAACGCTGGTCTTCACAGCGTATTTCGGGTTCTACTTGTTCTACCGCGCCCACAATCCCGAGCTCTTCTTGCACTCGCAGGCGCAGCTGGATTTGCGGATCGGGGTCTTCAACACGCTCGTCTTGTTGCTGAGCTCCTGGTCGGTGGCGCGCTGCGTCCAGTCGGCCCGGGCCGGCGCCTACCGGGCGGCGCTCAAGGACGTGTACATCACGGCCGCCTTCGCCGCAATGTTCCTCTTTTTCAAGGTGTTGGAGTGGGCCCGGCTGGTCGGCATCGGGCACGGGTTCGACAGCGACGACTTCTTCACCTATTACTTCTTTCTCACCGGCATCCACTTCGTGCACCTGCTGATCGGCTTCGTCGCGCTCGGCGTCATCGTCTACCAAATCCGCAGGGCGGCGCGAAAAGCGCAGGGGCCCGTCCAAGCCCAGCAACTCGTCGAAACCTGCGCTACCTATTGGCACACCGTTGATTTCCTGTGGGTGCTCATCTTTGCGCTGCTGTACGTGGTGAGGTGA
- a CDS encoding TetR/AcrR family transcriptional regulator — protein MGTARQPVAGEQFWLIAHSAARTRVLDAALDLIATHGVSGTSLQMIADAVGITKAAVYHQFRTKEQIVIAVTERELGRLAPALEAAEAYDDGPQARDALLVGVIEMAVRDRRLVRTLQFDPVVVRLLAEHKPFQLFMDRLYRVLLSDAGLDGRIEAAMFSGALSTAVMHPLVADIDDDTLLDRVTDLSRRLLGLPRQTRD, from the coding sequence GTGGGAACAGCACGCCAGCCGGTCGCCGGAGAGCAATTCTGGCTGATCGCGCACAGCGCGGCCCGGACGCGCGTGCTCGACGCCGCCTTGGACCTGATCGCCACCCACGGGGTCAGCGGTACGTCGCTGCAGATGATCGCCGACGCCGTCGGCATCACGAAAGCTGCTGTCTACCATCAGTTCCGCACCAAAGAGCAGATCGTCATCGCCGTGACCGAGCGCGAACTCGGCCGCCTCGCGCCCGCGCTCGAGGCGGCCGAAGCCTACGACGACGGCCCTCAAGCACGAGATGCCTTGCTGGTGGGCGTCATTGAGATGGCCGTTCGCGACCGCCGGTTGGTGCGCACGCTGCAATTCGACCCCGTCGTCGTCCGGCTGCTGGCCGAGCACAAGCCGTTTCAGCTTTTCATGGACCGCCTGTACCGGGTGCTACTGAGCGATGCGGGCCTCGACGGCCGGATCGAGGCGGCGATGTTCTCCGGCGCGCTGAGCACCGCGGTCATGCATCCGCTGGTCGCCGACATCGACGACGACACACTGCTCGACCGGGTTACCGATCTGAGCCGCCGACTGCTGGGTCTGCCTCGGCAGACCCGCGACTGA
- a CDS encoding MCE family protein translates to MIARAAARRVFTVGCCVVLTATGCAFHGLNSLPLPGAVGRGPGANIYHVELPNVGTMESNSPVMINDVVVGSVGTMRVHGWHADVEISVKRDVVVPANVVATVGQTSLLGSMHVELNTPLGQQGSGRLQPGATIPLSRSSAYPSTEQTLSSLGAVVNGGGLGQIGEVIHNFSAALSGHEGAVRDLITRLDTFVGTLDDQQDNIIASIQALNRLSATFADQRDVVTDALRKIPPALEVLIKERPRLTAALDHLRVFSNTANRLVNDAQADLVRNLKNLEPTIKALADVGPDFGAAIAASFVFPFTQNFVDRAVRGDFFNLHFDFDLTIPRLKKGLFLGTHWGQLDMPVPPVPGDPYRMNYTLDPLHNPLRPPWVDPDALPLPPPPPGAVPGPGNYGPRPGPAPAEAPMPDANLGQTPPPAEAPSTGAGG, encoded by the coding sequence ATGATCGCCCGGGCAGCGGCACGGCGGGTGTTCACCGTCGGCTGTTGCGTGGTGTTGACGGCGACGGGATGCGCGTTCCACGGCCTGAATTCACTACCCCTGCCGGGCGCGGTCGGACGCGGGCCGGGGGCCAACATCTACCACGTCGAACTCCCCAATGTCGGTACGATGGAGTCGAATTCGCCGGTGATGATCAACGACGTCGTGGTCGGCAGTGTCGGCACGATGAGGGTGCATGGCTGGCACGCCGACGTCGAGATCTCCGTCAAGCGCGACGTGGTGGTCCCGGCCAATGTGGTGGCCACCGTCGGTCAGACCAGCCTGCTGGGCTCGATGCATGTGGAGCTCAATACCCCGCTGGGCCAGCAGGGCAGCGGACGGCTGCAACCGGGCGCCACCATCCCGCTGAGCCGGTCCTCGGCCTACCCGTCGACCGAGCAGACGCTGTCATCGCTGGGTGCGGTCGTCAACGGCGGTGGACTGGGTCAGATCGGGGAGGTCATCCACAATTTCTCGGCCGCCCTGTCCGGGCACGAGGGTGCGGTGCGTGACCTGATCACCCGCCTGGACACGTTCGTGGGAACTCTGGACGACCAGCAGGACAACATCATTGCCTCCATCCAGGCGCTGAATCGGCTGTCGGCCACCTTCGCCGACCAGCGCGACGTTGTCACCGACGCGCTGCGCAAGATACCGCCGGCGCTCGAGGTGTTGATCAAGGAGCGGCCGCGTCTGACGGCGGCGCTGGATCACCTCCGCGTGTTCAGCAACACCGCCAACCGGCTGGTCAACGACGCCCAGGCCGACCTGGTGAGGAACCTCAAAAACTTGGAGCCGACCATCAAAGCGCTCGCCGACGTCGGACCGGATTTCGGCGCGGCCATCGCGGCGTCGTTCGTGTTCCCGTTCACCCAGAACTTCGTCGACCGAGCCGTCCGAGGCGACTTCTTCAACCTGCATTTCGATTTCGACCTGACGATCCCAAGGCTCAAGAAGGGATTGTTCCTGGGAACCCACTGGGGGCAACTCGATATGCCGGTGCCGCCGGTGCCCGGGGATCCGTATCGCATGAATTACACGCTCGATCCCTTGCATAACCCGCTGAGGCCACCGTGGGTCGATCCCGACGCGTTGCCGTTGCCCCCGCCACCGCCGGGTGCGGTGCCGGGACCGGGGAACTATGGACCTCGTCCGGGGCCTGCTCCGGCTGAGGCGCCGATGCCTGACGCGAATCTGGGTCAAACGCCACCGCCGGCGGAGGCACCTTCGACGGGAGCGGGTGGATAG
- a CDS encoding cytochrome P450 translates to MSTFESIDFFTDPSLVPDPHPYFDYLRSQNPVLRLPHYGVVAITGYDEACEVYKDPETFSNIVALGGPFPPLPFTPEGDDISAQIDAHRSSFPMFEHMVTMDPPDHTKARSVLAKLLTPSRLKQNEEFMWRLADRQLDEFLGLGECEFIAEYSKPFATLVIADLLGVPEEDHKEFRTVLGADRPGARVGALDHESVGINPLEWLDDKFCHYIEDRRREPRGDVLTFLAEAKYPDGSTPPVIEVVRSATFLFAAGQETTAKLLSAALQVLGDRPDIQQQLREDRSLIPGFIEESLRMDSPVKSDSRLARKSTSIGGVDIPAGTVVMILPGAANRDPRRFDNPHEFDLRRKNVREHMAFARGVHSCPGGPLARVEGRVSIERILDRMPHIEINEAHHGPATERRYTYEPTYILRGLSELHLTFTTADAVAPVA, encoded by the coding sequence ATGAGCACCTTCGAGTCGATCGACTTCTTCACCGATCCGTCTCTGGTCCCAGATCCGCACCCTTACTTCGACTATCTGCGCAGCCAGAACCCAGTGCTGCGGCTGCCGCACTACGGCGTCGTTGCGATCACCGGCTACGACGAAGCCTGCGAGGTCTACAAGGATCCCGAGACGTTCTCGAACATCGTCGCGCTCGGCGGGCCGTTCCCTCCGCTGCCGTTCACCCCCGAAGGCGACGACATCAGCGCACAGATCGACGCGCACCGCAGTTCGTTCCCGATGTTCGAGCACATGGTCACCATGGATCCGCCGGACCACACCAAGGCCCGGTCGGTGCTCGCCAAGCTGCTGACCCCGAGCCGACTCAAGCAGAACGAGGAGTTCATGTGGCGCCTCGCCGACCGTCAGCTCGACGAGTTCCTCGGCCTCGGTGAGTGCGAGTTCATCGCCGAATACTCAAAGCCGTTCGCCACCTTGGTGATCGCGGACCTGCTCGGTGTGCCGGAGGAGGACCACAAGGAGTTCCGCACCGTCCTGGGTGCCGATCGTCCTGGCGCGCGGGTGGGCGCCCTAGACCACGAGTCGGTCGGCATCAACCCGTTGGAGTGGCTCGACGACAAGTTCTGTCACTACATCGAGGATCGGCGTCGCGAGCCGCGCGGCGACGTCCTGACCTTCCTCGCCGAAGCGAAGTACCCGGACGGCTCGACGCCCCCGGTGATCGAGGTCGTCCGCTCGGCGACGTTCCTCTTCGCCGCCGGCCAGGAAACCACGGCCAAACTGCTCAGTGCCGCCCTGCAGGTGCTCGGCGATCGGCCGGACATCCAGCAGCAGCTGCGTGAGGACCGCAGCCTGATTCCGGGCTTCATCGAGGAGTCGCTGCGGATGGACAGCCCGGTGAAGAGCGACTCACGCCTGGCCCGCAAGTCGACCAGCATCGGCGGAGTCGACATCCCCGCCGGCACCGTGGTCATGATCCTGCCGGGCGCCGCCAACCGCGACCCGCGCCGATTCGACAACCCGCACGAGTTCGACCTGCGCCGCAAGAACGTCCGCGAACACATGGCGTTCGCGCGCGGCGTGCACTCCTGCCCCGGTGGCCCCCTGGCCCGCGTCGAGGGACGCGTGTCGATCGAGCGGATCCTGGATCGCATGCCGCACATCGAAATCAACGAGGCCCACCACGGGCCGGCCACCGAGCGTCGTTACACCTACGAGCCGACGTACATCCTGCGGGGTCTGAGCGAGCTGCACCTGACGTTCACGACCGCCGACGCCGTCGCACCCGTGGCCTGA
- a CDS encoding MCE family protein translates to MLTRFVRIQLGIFLVAGIIGVVAMVLFYIQAPTLLGIGRMTVTLELPATGGLYRFSNVTYRGVQLGKVTAVGLTPTGAKATLSLSTSPKVPADLTAEVLSVSAVGEQYVDLRPKTNSPPYLHDGSVISVRDTTIPQPVAPMLEQVNAMVQSIPKAKLGQLLDESFEGFNGTGYDLGSLIDSSKTLSRDANGVVDRTRALTEDTGPLLDTQAHTTDSIRTWARSFAGISDVLVNNDSHFRTILEKGPDTANEASRLLEQIKPTLPVLLANLTTIGQIGITYHPSIEQLLVLLPSGVAIEQAATGENHPDGRAYGDFAATVDDPPICTVGFMPPNTWRSPDDLSDIDTPDGLYCKLPQDSPIAVRGARNYPCMGHPGKRAPTVEICNSDKPYMPLAMRQHTTGPYPLDPNLISQGVPPDDRITVNDRIFGPVEGTPLPPGAVPRGDAAGPRGENPPPGTAGAAVPPMPSSGPTLAPMTRMSADIPAFAPLDVAAPGELPTPPPPPPVPALAPAPLDQVDGGQPQAAPSSFGANTSKPAPSVVVAKYDPHTGRYVGPDGKLYQQSDLVAQKAPKTWKDMLPT, encoded by the coding sequence ATGCTGACGCGCTTCGTTCGAATTCAGCTGGGGATTTTTTTGGTCGCCGGGATCATCGGCGTGGTCGCGATGGTGCTCTTCTACATTCAGGCGCCGACCCTGCTCGGCATCGGCCGGATGACGGTGACGCTGGAGTTGCCGGCCACCGGCGGGCTGTACCGGTTTTCCAACGTGACCTACCGCGGTGTTCAGCTCGGCAAGGTCACCGCGGTGGGTTTGACGCCGACGGGCGCGAAAGCGACGCTGTCGCTGAGCACTTCACCAAAAGTCCCCGCGGACCTGACCGCCGAGGTGCTCAGTGTCTCCGCGGTGGGTGAGCAGTACGTGGACCTGCGGCCCAAAACCAATTCGCCGCCCTACCTGCACGACGGCTCGGTAATCTCCGTGCGCGACACCACGATTCCGCAGCCGGTCGCCCCGATGCTCGAGCAGGTCAATGCCATGGTTCAAAGCATCCCGAAGGCCAAACTCGGCCAATTGCTCGACGAGTCCTTCGAGGGCTTCAACGGCACCGGTTACGACCTGGGCTCACTGATCGATTCCTCGAAGACCCTGTCGCGCGACGCCAACGGCGTCGTCGATCGCACCCGGGCCCTCACCGAAGACACCGGGCCGCTGCTGGATACCCAGGCGCACACCACCGACTCGATCAGAACGTGGGCGCGCAGCTTCGCCGGCATCTCGGATGTGTTGGTGAACAACGATTCCCACTTCCGGACCATCCTGGAGAAGGGTCCGGACACCGCGAACGAAGCATCCCGGCTTCTCGAACAGATCAAGCCGACGCTGCCGGTGTTGCTCGCCAACCTGACCACCATCGGGCAGATCGGCATCACCTACCACCCCTCGATCGAGCAGCTGCTGGTGCTGCTGCCCTCGGGGGTCGCAATCGAGCAGGCCGCTACGGGTGAAAACCACCCCGACGGTAGGGCTTACGGCGACTTCGCGGCCACGGTCGACGATCCGCCGATCTGCACCGTCGGCTTCATGCCGCCCAACACCTGGCGATCCCCGGACGACCTCAGCGACATCGACACACCGGACGGGTTGTATTGCAAACTCCCGCAGGATTCGCCGATCGCGGTTCGCGGTGCCCGCAACTATCCCTGCATGGGTCACCCGGGCAAGCGCGCGCCCACCGTCGAAATCTGCAACAGCGACAAGCCGTACATGCCGCTGGCGATGCGCCAGCACACCACGGGGCCCTACCCATTGGATCCGAACCTGATTTCCCAGGGCGTCCCGCCCGATGACCGGATTACCGTCAACGACAGGATCTTCGGCCCGGTCGAGGGCACGCCGCTGCCCCCGGGGGCGGTGCCTCGCGGCGACGCGGCGGGGCCGCGGGGAGAAAATCCACCGCCGGGCACGGCGGGGGCAGCTGTGCCCCCCATGCCGTCGTCGGGACCAACGCTGGCGCCGATGACGAGAATGTCGGCTGACATCCCGGCTTTTGCGCCGCTCGATGTCGCTGCCCCGGGCGAGCTTCCGACGCCACCGCCGCCACCACCGGTGCCCGCACTAGCGCCTGCACCGCTGGATCAGGTCGACGGTGGACAGCCCCAGGCCGCGCCAAGCTCGTTCGGCGCCAACACATCTAAGCCCGCGCCCTCGGTCGTGGTGGCGAAGTACGATCCGCACACCGGTCGTTATGTCGGGCCGGACGGAAAGTTGTACCAGCAGTCGGATCTCGTCGCTCAGAAGGCGCCCAAGACGTGGAAGGACATGCTCCCCACCTGA
- a CDS encoding Rv2253/PknI dimerization domain-containing protein yields the protein MRSVKTLTTATLVAATAFGGLSAAPTARAITKEDVAINGTFRATSIGDYAQTNDQYKGEPTVYQVWTITSTCDSTQECHGQVTSDQGWTAPLYMNDGEMWKVRREVPNWERCEDGTTFTGVQTYFFYPVNDNGGWQLGSRVFSGKDKTVGPSGACGQNQWLDVAMPLRLDQLS from the coding sequence ATGCGTTCAGTCAAAACACTCACCACCGCAACGCTGGTGGCCGCCACTGCATTCGGCGGTTTGAGCGCTGCCCCCACGGCCCGGGCAATAACCAAAGAAGACGTGGCGATCAACGGAACTTTCCGGGCCACGTCCATTGGCGATTATGCCCAGACCAACGATCAGTACAAGGGTGAGCCGACGGTCTACCAGGTATGGACCATCACTTCCACGTGCGACTCAACCCAGGAATGCCATGGCCAGGTGACGAGCGACCAGGGCTGGACCGCCCCCCTGTACATGAACGATGGGGAGATGTGGAAGGTGAGACGCGAAGTGCCGAACTGGGAACGGTGTGAAGACGGCACCACGTTCACCGGAGTGCAGACCTACTTTTTCTACCCCGTAAACGACAACGGCGGATGGCAACTCGGGTCTCGAGTCTTCTCGGGCAAGGACAAGACGGTCGGCCCCAGCGGTGCCTGCGGGCAGAACCAGTGGCTTGATGTTGCGATGCCGTTGCGCCTGGACCAGCTGTCCTGA
- a CDS encoding cytochrome C oxidase subunit IV family protein — MAIKFNKRLTFVWLVLSALTLAYLWIDHSAGGLLKSSAVVTSSVIVIALIKVRIIFREFMEVRNAPVLLCRLTDAWVALVGAVLLGCYFVGMQV; from the coding sequence ATCGCAATCAAATTCAACAAGCGGCTGACGTTCGTATGGCTCGTCCTCTCGGCGCTGACGCTGGCCTACCTATGGATAGATCACTCCGCCGGCGGATTGCTGAAGTCCAGCGCGGTGGTGACGTCGAGCGTCATCGTGATCGCACTCATCAAGGTGCGCATCATTTTTCGCGAGTTCATGGAGGTGCGAAACGCTCCGGTCCTGCTGTGCCGACTCACCGATGCGTGGGTGGCGCTGGTCGGCGCCGTCTTGCTCGGCTGTTACTTCGTCGGCATGCAGGTCTGA
- a CDS encoding MCE family protein, whose product MTSWTSRIPRKRLAAVTAVALVGLLLAGAAVVVRNTFFGQKTITAYFTTATAIYPHDEVRVSGVKVGTIKSIQPQGTQAKMILKVDHDVPIPADAKAVIVASNLVSARYVQLAPAYRDSGPVMRDGAVIPVERTAVPVEWDEVKTQLMRLATDLGPKSGVSGTSVGRFIDSAANALDGNGDKLRQTLGQLSGVGRILANGSGNIVDIIKNLQTFIGALRDSNVQIEQFNGRLATLTSVVNDSKSDLDAALTDLSTAVGEVQRFIAGTRNQTSEQIARLADVTQNLVDHHLDLENILHAAPNAFGNFFNDYNADTGTIVGGFGLMNMSNPTWGGQVLLSVPGCTQIGAIGNITSVETGKLCSLFIGPGLRQTSWNNSPLPLNPFISKSIDPARVLYTEPRLAPGGEGPKPTAPEIPPAVSAYTGLPGDPVGPPGAVPPARIPGAAMPLPPPPSTPAPPPPAPSASEMLLPTDGPQQ is encoded by the coding sequence GTGACCTCCTGGACCTCTCGGATCCCGCGCAAGCGGCTCGCGGCCGTGACGGCGGTTGCCTTGGTCGGGCTCCTGCTTGCCGGAGCGGCCGTGGTCGTCCGCAATACGTTCTTCGGGCAGAAGACGATCACGGCCTATTTCACCACCGCCACCGCGATCTATCCCCACGACGAGGTGCGGGTTTCGGGTGTCAAAGTCGGCACCATCAAATCCATTCAGCCGCAGGGCACCCAGGCCAAGATGATCCTCAAGGTCGACCATGACGTGCCGATTCCGGCGGACGCGAAGGCGGTGATCGTCGCCTCGAACCTGGTGTCCGCCCGTTACGTTCAGCTCGCCCCGGCCTATCGAGACAGCGGGCCGGTCATGCGGGACGGCGCGGTCATACCGGTCGAACGGACCGCGGTGCCGGTCGAGTGGGACGAGGTCAAAACCCAGTTGATGCGGCTGGCAACGGATTTGGGACCCAAAAGCGGGGTATCGGGCACATCCGTCGGCCGGTTCATCGACAGCGCCGCCAACGCCCTCGACGGCAACGGCGACAAGCTGCGGCAAACGCTCGGTCAGCTCTCGGGCGTCGGCCGGATCCTCGCCAACGGCAGCGGCAACATCGTCGACATCATCAAAAACCTGCAGACGTTCATCGGCGCGCTACGCGACAGCAACGTGCAGATCGAGCAGTTCAACGGTCGCCTGGCCACGCTCACCAGCGTCGTCAACGACAGCAAATCCGACCTGGACGCGGCGCTGACCGATCTGTCGACGGCGGTCGGCGAGGTACAGCGATTCATCGCCGGCACGCGCAACCAGACCAGCGAACAGATCGCCCGATTGGCCGACGTCACGCAGAACCTGGTCGATCACCACCTGGACCTGGAGAACATCCTGCACGCAGCGCCGAACGCGTTCGGCAACTTCTTCAACGACTACAACGCCGACACCGGAACCATCGTCGGAGGATTCGGGCTCATGAACATGTCGAATCCCACATGGGGCGGTCAGGTTCTGTTATCCGTACCGGGCTGCACGCAAATCGGCGCCATCGGGAACATCACCTCGGTCGAAACGGGCAAGCTCTGCTCCCTGTTCATTGGTCCTGGATTGCGGCAGACCAGCTGGAATAACTCGCCCCTTCCGCTAAACCCGTTCATATCCAAGTCGATTGACCCGGCCAGGGTTCTCTACACCGAACCGCGCCTGGCACCCGGCGGGGAGGGCCCGAAGCCCACGGCACCCGAGATCCCGCCCGCGGTGTCGGCCTACACCGGTCTGCCGGGTGACCCGGTGGGACCGCCGGGGGCGGTGCCACCGGCGCGGATACCGGGCGCGGCGATGCCGCTGCCGCCCCCACCGTCGACACCGGCGCCACCACCGCCGGCGCCGAGTGCCTCGGAGATGCTGTTGCCGACAGACGGGCCGCAACAATGA